One Megasphaera elsdenii DSM 20460 genomic window carries:
- a CDS encoding cysteine desulfurase family protein translates to MKRIYLDNAAATPMDPRVLDVMMPYLTTAYGNPSSLHYFGQQARAAVQTARSQVAHCLGVKGEDLVFTSGGTEADNLAILGFLRANFPDGGHLITTAVEHHAVLRTFQALEQKGYDVTYVPVEADGRVTAEAVAQALRDDTVLISVMYANNETGMVQPVDAIGALARQKGIAFHVDAVQAFGYVPIRPLEQGIDMLTVCSHKIYGPKGVGALYIRHGLQVAAEAYGGPQEHRLRAGTENVAAIAGFGKAAELLGAERNDRVLAARRLTDAVYERLIKGDARFHLNGRRNHVLPNIIDFSVDGVDSAILLIALDLQGLAVSAGSACEAGAVEASHVLQAMGIEEKWLRSSIRLSVGKENTLDEIKRAVAIIGDAVRKSRGESL, encoded by the coding sequence ATGAAACGAATTTATTTAGATAATGCGGCTGCGACGCCTATGGACCCGCGCGTCCTGGACGTCATGATGCCCTATTTGACGACGGCTTACGGCAATCCGTCGAGCCTTCATTATTTCGGCCAGCAGGCCCGGGCTGCCGTCCAGACGGCGCGCAGCCAGGTGGCCCACTGCCTGGGCGTCAAAGGGGAAGACCTGGTCTTCACCAGTGGCGGCACGGAAGCGGACAATCTGGCCATCCTCGGCTTCCTGCGGGCCAATTTCCCCGACGGCGGCCATCTTATCACGACGGCTGTGGAACACCACGCCGTCCTGCGGACCTTCCAGGCCCTGGAACAAAAGGGGTACGACGTGACCTATGTCCCTGTCGAAGCCGACGGCCGGGTCACGGCCGAAGCCGTCGCTCAGGCCTTGCGCGATGATACGGTCCTCATTTCTGTCATGTACGCCAATAATGAAACGGGCATGGTCCAGCCTGTCGACGCCATCGGCGCCCTGGCCCGGCAGAAGGGCATCGCCTTTCACGTCGATGCCGTCCAGGCCTTTGGCTACGTGCCCATCCGCCCTTTGGAACAGGGCATCGACATGCTGACCGTGTGCAGCCATAAGATTTACGGTCCCAAAGGCGTCGGCGCCTTGTATATCCGCCACGGCCTGCAAGTCGCCGCCGAAGCCTACGGCGGCCCCCAGGAACACCGCCTGCGGGCGGGGACGGAGAACGTCGCTGCCATCGCCGGCTTCGGCAAGGCTGCGGAACTCCTGGGAGCCGAACGGAACGACCGCGTCCTGGCGGCGCGGCGCCTGACCGATGCCGTCTACGAGCGGCTCATCAAGGGCGACGCCCGGTTCCACCTCAATGGCCGGCGCAATCACGTCCTGCCCAACATCATCGACTTCAGCGTCGATGGGGTGGACAGCGCCATTTTGCTCATCGCCCTCGATCTCCAGGGACTGGCCGTATCTGCCGGTTCGGCCTGTGAAGCTGGTGCCGTCGAGGCATCCCATGTCCTCCAGGCTATGGGAATCGAAGAGAAGTGGCTGCGCAGCAGTATCCGCTTGTCCGTAGGCAAAGAGAATACGTTAGATGAAATAAAACGAGCCGTTGCCATCATTGGCGACGCTGTCCGTAAAAGCAGAGGAGAATCATTATGA
- the mnmA gene encoding tRNA 2-thiouridine(34) synthase MnmA, translating to MKRVAVAMSGGVDSSVTAGLLKQQGYDVIGITLRLWEEDPACTIDNVHACCSLSSVDDAKAVASVLGIPHYTLDFRDIFRRDVIDYFVDAYVHGKTPNPCIACNKFIKFGLLWEKARQFGADFLATGHYARIEKNEATGIYSLLRGTDRRKDQSYVLYQLTQDLLPHILFPMADLEKVHTRELAKEWGLPVFNKPESQDICFIPDNDYKGFLQHERKGIFKPGDFVDKEGHVIGRHKGIAAYTIGQRRGLNLGGPGGPYYVTALDVAHNKVIVGSERDLFSKTVHASEATWVEQTPDAPFRALGKIRYAAREAACTVYPDGDSLQVEFDDAQRAVTAGQALVLYDADTGERVLGGGVIQ from the coding sequence ATGAAACGAGTTGCCGTAGCTATGAGCGGCGGCGTCGACAGTTCGGTCACAGCCGGTCTCTTGAAGCAGCAAGGGTATGATGTCATCGGCATTACCCTGCGCCTGTGGGAAGAAGATCCGGCTTGCACCATCGATAACGTCCACGCCTGCTGCTCCCTCAGTTCCGTCGACGATGCCAAAGCCGTCGCTTCGGTCCTGGGGATTCCCCATTATACTTTGGATTTCCGCGATATCTTCCGGCGCGACGTCATTGACTATTTCGTCGATGCTTACGTCCACGGCAAGACGCCCAATCCCTGTATTGCCTGCAATAAATTCATTAAGTTCGGCCTGCTCTGGGAGAAAGCCCGACAGTTCGGCGCCGATTTCCTGGCGACTGGTCATTACGCCCGCATCGAAAAGAACGAAGCGACGGGAATCTATTCCTTGCTCCGCGGCACAGACCGCCGCAAGGACCAGTCCTATGTCCTCTATCAATTGACACAGGACTTGTTGCCGCATATTTTGTTCCCCATGGCCGACCTGGAAAAGGTCCATACGCGGGAACTGGCCAAGGAATGGGGCCTGCCGGTCTTCAATAAGCCCGAAAGCCAGGATATCTGCTTTATTCCGGACAACGATTATAAGGGATTTTTGCAGCACGAACGGAAGGGCATCTTCAAGCCTGGCGACTTCGTCGATAAAGAAGGCCATGTCATCGGCCGCCATAAAGGCATCGCCGCCTATACCATCGGCCAGCGCCGGGGCCTGAACCTCGGCGGTCCCGGCGGCCCTTATTACGTGACGGCCCTGGACGTAGCTCATAATAAAGTCATCGTCGGTTCGGAACGGGACTTGTTCTCGAAGACGGTCCATGCCAGTGAAGCGACCTGGGTCGAACAGACGCCGGACGCTCCTTTCCGGGCCTTGGGCAAGATACGTTATGCTGCCCGGGAAGCGGCCTGCACGGTCTATCCCGATGGCGACAGCCTGCAGGTCGAATTCGACGACGCCCAGCGTGCCGTCACGGCCGGCCAGGCCTTGGTACTTTACGACGCCGACACAGGCGAACGCGTCCTGGGCGGTGGCGTTATCCAATAG
- a CDS encoding tyrosine-type recombinase/integrase translates to MARKRSNGEGTVYVRKDGTYCAQETIDKKRITAYGKNKTEALAKLKKKIKEKLTSGEIVPQSKNMTVADYLPHHVNSLPLTNNSTIENYQSISRRIIRLTGELKLSQVTDSTLKAFAANMKGMGYAEATTHTTVKFYMRALKQAQKEGYIHHGVDLDFISHRKQNPYILPKVEDVIKSLNELHPIGMRYLGLFCLYTGLRRGELIGLKWEDIDEEKGIVTVRRNYTCQATSHRLYIKTPKNGISGQIVQIPDDGMELIANLKDEYRKAGISSEFVFCDKNGRHLKPDSVTATLHRAMLRVSPRGSVHILRHLHATILAKEGVPLRTISKQLRHSSIVTTSIYINAMQNEVYDEIKGVSLPGCSSVAVDDKKNEA, encoded by the coding sequence ATGGCACGAAAGAGAAGCAACGGAGAAGGAACCGTATATGTAAGGAAAGATGGGACTTATTGCGCCCAAGAGACGATAGACAAGAAACGAATCACCGCCTATGGAAAGAACAAGACCGAGGCGTTGGCCAAACTCAAGAAGAAGATAAAAGAGAAATTAACATCGGGGGAAATCGTCCCTCAGAGCAAGAATATGACGGTAGCTGATTACCTTCCCCACCATGTCAATAGCCTGCCTCTTACGAATAACAGCACCATAGAGAATTATCAATCTATATCCAGGAGAATCATAAGGCTTACCGGGGAACTCAAACTATCACAAGTCACAGATTCCACATTGAAGGCTTTCGCAGCTAATATGAAAGGAATGGGTTATGCAGAAGCTACGACTCACACGACGGTAAAATTCTATATGAGGGCTTTGAAACAGGCTCAGAAAGAAGGATATATACATCATGGGGTTGATTTAGATTTTATAAGCCATCGCAAACAGAACCCATACATACTTCCGAAAGTGGAGGATGTCATTAAGTCACTGAACGAACTTCACCCTATCGGTATGAGATACCTAGGATTATTTTGTTTATATACCGGCCTACGACGGGGAGAGCTAATCGGATTGAAGTGGGAAGATATTGATGAAGAGAAAGGTATCGTTACGGTAAGGAGAAATTATACCTGTCAGGCTACATCTCATCGTCTGTATATAAAGACTCCCAAGAACGGCATCTCTGGACAGATAGTCCAGATACCTGACGACGGAATGGAACTGATTGCAAACCTTAAAGACGAATACAGGAAGGCAGGAATCAGTAGCGAATTCGTCTTTTGTGATAAAAATGGGAGACACCTTAAACCAGACAGTGTAACGGCTACGCTACACCGAGCTATGTTACGGGTGTCCCCCAGAGGTTCGGTCCATATATTGAGGCATCTACATGCTACGATACTGGCCAAAGAGGGAGTCCCTCTAAGAACCATCTCAAAGCAGTTGAGACACTCTTCTATCGTCACGACATCTATTTATATCAACGCCATGCAAAACGAGGTCTACGACGAAATTAAAGGCGTTTCTTTGCCCGGTTGCAGTAGTGTTGCAGTAGACGATAAGAAGAATGAGGCATAG
- a CDS encoding helix-turn-helix transcriptional regulator, whose protein sequence is MSPILLKTKEVAEYLKISDQQVRRLVDKKELPCIRISQRVLRFRKEDVEEFISGREI, encoded by the coding sequence GTGAGCCCCATACTTCTCAAGACGAAAGAGGTCGCTGAGTACCTCAAGATTTCAGACCAGCAGGTAAGGCGGCTGGTGGACAAGAAGGAACTTCCGTGTATTAGAATCTCCCAAAGGGTCCTTCGGTTCAGGAAGGAAGACGTTGAAGAATTCATTTCAGGGAGGGAAATATAA
- a CDS encoding Rad52/Rad22 family DNA repair protein, whose product MTNTEIMEALKAPFKPEEVMWVIGRKSKDKSKAEAMAYISSRAVMERLDEVVGPDKWEVEYIPADMGTATRTTYKGEETYSIKGFLAKMTLHLPEGDVSRMDGANCTDFSPFKGGITGAMRRVASAFGIGRYLYNLPRQWVPIDQWGNFTERPKLPSWALPEGTVQDEPEPRQSYHREDSYEEHQPQASSTGEVMMPPNTKYAGKPVSSVTDFGYLTWVVNKSRFSEEVKNAAAKVLADQQAAMYDEPA is encoded by the coding sequence ATGACAAACACAGAAATTATGGAAGCATTGAAGGCACCGTTCAAACCGGAAGAGGTCATGTGGGTTATCGGACGCAAGAGCAAGGACAAGAGCAAAGCCGAAGCCATGGCTTACATCAGCTCCCGGGCGGTCATGGAACGTCTTGATGAAGTAGTAGGCCCCGATAAATGGGAAGTCGAATACATCCCGGCGGATATGGGGACAGCAACACGGACGACATATAAAGGAGAAGAAACATATAGTATCAAAGGCTTCTTGGCCAAGATGACGTTGCATCTGCCGGAAGGTGATGTGTCGAGAATGGACGGAGCTAACTGCACAGATTTCAGCCCGTTCAAAGGCGGTATTACCGGAGCCATGCGCCGTGTAGCTTCTGCTTTTGGCATTGGCCGTTACCTGTACAACCTGCCTCGTCAGTGGGTGCCTATTGACCAGTGGGGTAACTTTACAGAACGTCCGAAGCTTCCGAGTTGGGCGTTACCGGAAGGAACTGTTCAGGACGAACCGGAACCGAGACAGTCTTACCATCGTGAAGATTCCTACGAAGAACATCAGCCGCAGGCATCCTCGACTGGAGAAGTTATGATGCCGCCGAACACGAAGTACGCAGGCAAACCGGTATCTTCGGTTACGGACTTCGGTTATCTGACTTGGGTAGTCAATAAGTCTCGATTCTCGGAAGAAGTCAAGAACGCCGCAGCGAAAGTACTTGCCGATCAGCAGGCGGCTATGTATGACGAACCGGCTTAG
- a CDS encoding helix-turn-helix domain-containing protein: MSRINVYQRNKWVNLWVSYMGGKRFSWLVSAKATTDEFECDYSMLNKLCRSGLSSTAKGIFSFILLNRYLPTKVCLYGQTTIAKMYGCANNTARRALNELEDNKIIYSLKIHTGRYIAYQYVINEYKEWNLPENSKGIHEEKI; the protein is encoded by the coding sequence ATGAGTAGAATTAATGTTTACCAAAGGAATAAATGGGTTAATCTCTGGGTGAGTTACATGGGCGGGAAGAGGTTTTCTTGGCTTGTTTCTGCTAAGGCCACAACTGATGAATTCGAGTGTGATTACTCTATGCTTAACAAGCTATGCAGGTCTGGGCTATCCAGTACAGCCAAGGGTATTTTCTCTTTTATACTCCTTAATCGGTATCTTCCCACGAAAGTCTGTCTATATGGACAGACAACTATTGCAAAGATGTATGGGTGCGCTAACAACACTGCCAGAAGAGCATTGAATGAACTCGAAGATAACAAAATTATTTACTCCCTCAAGATACACACTGGAAGGTATATAGCATACCAATACGTTATCAACGAATACAAAGAGTGGAACTTACCCGAAAATAGTAAGGGGATACACGAGGAGAAAATTTGA